The segment aGGGGGTTAGCCcacgaattttgaaaaaaattcaaaaatatgaaatttttgttttagtgtatagttttttagagcactgacataatatgatggtcaaagaggtttagaacctttgatgtctccgtttctctagaaaataaagattttataatggtaatttcactaatctaggcagtatatgaaattttaccaaactaaatattaaaaaattagaatgattcctatataccataaaatatagtttataatacattaattcaaatgttaaatgaggtttgaaattttttaaacaaaagtaaagaatataaacttcagtatataaagcatttatccaaaactcattattttagaaggggttaaacccacagattttgcaaaaatttcgaaaatatgaaaatctggttttagtgtatagtttcttagagcactcataagatgatggtcaaagagtttagaacttctgttgtctctgtttctctaggtaatgaagattttataatgctaactCTAATAATCTAggaagtatataaaattttagtaaactaaatattaaaaaattagaatgattcttatataacctgaaagatattttagaatacattaattcaaatgtagaatgtggtttgaaaattttaaactaaagtgaagattataaacttcagtatatagagcatttaccggaaactcaatattttttatggggttaacccacggattttgaaacaatttcaaaaatataaaatccttgttttagtgtatagttttttAGAGCACTgaaataagatgatggtcaaagaggtttagaatcTTTgatgtcttcgtttctctagaaaataaagatttcttaatggtaattccactaatctaggaagtatataaaattttaccaaactaaatattaaaaaatagaatgattcctatataccacgaaatatagtttagaatacattactttaaatttataatgtggtttgaaaattttaaattaaagtgaagaatataaacttcagtatatagagcatttaccgaaaactcaatcttattgaaggggttaacccacggatttttaaaaaaattcaaaaatatggaaatcttcttttagtgtatagtttcttagagcacttacataagatgatggtcaaagaggtttagaacctttgatgtctctgtttctctagaaaataaagattttataatggtaattccactaaggtaggcagtatatgaaattttaccaaactaaatatttaaaaaaatagaatgattcctatataccataaaagatagtttagaatacataaattcaaatgtagaatgtggtttgaatttttctaaaaaaaaattaaagagtataaacttcaatatatcgAGCATTAACCAAAACTCATTATTATAGAAGGGGTTAGTCCACggatttggaaaattttcaaaaaatatgaaaatatggttttagtgtatagtttcattgagcactaacataagatgatggtcaaatattttagaacctcttttgtcttcgtttctctagataatgaagaatttataatgctaataccactaatctagacagtaaattaaattttaccaaactaaatttttaaaaattagaatgattcctatataccatgaaagatagtttagaatacattaattcaaatgtcgaatgtggtttgaattttttaactaaagtgaagagtataaacttcagtatatagagcatttgtcgaaatctcaatatttttgaaggtgttaacccacggattttgaaaaaaaatcaaaaatatgaaaatctgttttagtgtatattttaatagagcactgacataagatgatgttcaaagagtttagaacctcgtTTGTCTTTgcttctctagataatgaagattttataatgctaattccactaatctagtctgtaaattaaatttttagtaaactaaatattaaaaaattagaatgtttcctatataccatgaatgatagtttagaatacattaattcaaatgtcgaatgtggtttgaaattttaaactaaagtgaagagtataaacttcagtatatagagcatttgtcgaaatctcaatatttttgaacgggttaacccacggaaattgaaaaaattcaaaaatatgaaaatcttgttttagtgtagtTATatagcactgacataagatgatgttcaaagaggtttagattctttgttgtctccgtttctctagaaaataaagattttgtaatggtaattccactaatctaggcagtacatgaaattttaccaaactaaatattaaaaaattagaatgattcatatataagatgaaagatagtttataatacattaattcaattgTCAAATGtgggtttaaatttttaaacaaaagtgaagagtataaacttcaatatatagagcatttaccgaaaactcattattttataatgggttaacctacggattttggaaaattttcaaaaaatatgaaaatctggttttagtgtatagtttcatcgagcactaacataatatgatggtcaaagagtttagaacctctgttgtctccgtttctctagataatgaagattttataatataattccactaatctaggcagtatatgaaatcttagtaaactaaatatcaaaaaattagagtgatttctatataccatgaaaattagtttagaatacattaattcaaatgtcgaatgtggtttgaatttttttactaaagtgaagagtataaacttcagtatatagagcatttgtcgaaatctcaatatttttgaaaggtgttaacccacagattttgaaaaaaataaaaatatgaaaatcttgttttagtgtatattttaatagagcactgacataagatgatgttcaaagatgatgttcaaagagtttagaacctcggTTGTCTTCgcttctctagataatgaagatttataatgctaattccactaatctagtctgtaaattaaattttagtaaactaaatattaaaaaatagaatgtttcctatataccatgaatgatagtttagaatacattaattcaaatgtcgaatgtggtttgaaatttttaaaactaaagtgaagagagATAAAACTTCAAGTAATAGAGCATTTGTCGAaatctcaatatttttgaaCGGGTAACCCACGAaattgaaaaaatcaaaaatatgaaaatcttgttttagtgtatagtttattatagcactgacataagatgatgttcacaGAGGTTTAGAttctttgttgtctccgtttctctagaaaataaagattttgtAATGGTAATTCcaataatctaggcagtatatgaaattttaccaaactaaatattaaaaaattagaatgattcatatataagatgaaagatagtttataatacattaattcaattgTCAAACGtgggtttaaatttttaaacaaaagtgaagagtataaacttcaatatatagagcatttaccgaaaactcattattttataatgggttaacctacggatttggaaaaattttaaaaatatgaaaatctggttttagtgtatagtttcatcgagcactaacataatatgatggtcaaagagtttagaacctctgttatctccgtttctctagataatgaagattttataatataattccaataatctaggcagtatatgaaatcttagtaaactaaatatcaaaaaattagagtgattcctatataccatgaaaattagtttagaatacattaattcaaatgtcgaatgtggtttgaaaattttttaactaaagtgaagagtataaattcagtatatagagcatttgtcgaaatctcaatatttttgaacaGGTTAACCCAcggaaattgaaaaaaattcaaaaatatgaaaatcttgttttagtgtatagtttatTAGAGCTAATTTTATAATGAACGGGTTAACCCACgcttctctagataatgaagattttataatgctaatttcactaatctagtcagtaaatcaaattttagtaaaactaaatattaaaaaattagaatgattcctatatatcattaaatatagtttgaaattttaaactaaagtgaagagtataaacttcagtatatagagcatttaccgaaaactcaatatttttgaaggggttaacccacagattttgaaaaaaattcaaaaatatgaaaatctggttttagtgtatagtttcatcgagcactaacataatatgatggtcaaagagtttagagcCTCAGTtatcttcgtttctctagataatgaagattttataatgctaattcctcTAATCTAGTTAgtaaatgaaattttagtaagctaaatattaaaaaattagaatgatttctatataccttgaaagatagtttagaatatattaattcaaatgtagaatgtggtttgaatttttaaactaaagtgaacagtataaacttcagtatatagattATTTActgaaaacataatatttttgaaggggttaacccatgggttttgaaaaaaaatcaaaaatataaaattcttgtttttagtatatagtttcatcgagaactacataagatgatgatcaaagaggtttggaaccttttttgtctctgtttctctagataataaagattttataattgtaaCTCCACTATTCTAGACAGTAtgtgaaattttactaaactaaatattaaaaataaaaataattcctatatatcataatgatagtttagaatatattaatttaaatgtgGAGTGTGGCTTGAAATTTTTCAACAAAAGTGAAGAAtttaaacttcagtatatagagcattcaCCGAGCACTAACATGAGATGGTGGTCAAAGAGTTTACAATCGCtattgtctccgtttctcaagatagtgaaacttttataatactagttccactaatctaggcagtatatgaaatttttgtaaactaaatatttaaaaaatagaatgatttttatatatcataaaagatagtttaaaatacattaattcaaatgtataatgtgatttgaaaattttaaactaaagtaaagaatataaactttagtatatagagcatttaccgaaaactcaatattttttgaAAGGTTAATCCacggattttttaaaaaaaatcaaaaatatgaaaatttagttGTAGCGTACAATTTCTTAGAGAattgacataagatgatggttaaaGAGATTTAGAACATTTGTTGTATCTTTTTCtctagaaaataaagattttataatagtaatttcactaatctaggaagtatataaaattttaccaaacgAAAAATAGATTTGTCTAAACCTACTCCATCTGATTCCaattgtaaatagttttagcaaaaaatgtttgtttcacaatataaataatatacatattccaattgtaaatagttttagcaaaaaatgtttgtttcacaatataaataatatacatatttcaatgCACATTTTCATTCATTGAATATTGTGTGACTAATGAAATaatgttatgttttttataactagttaaattaattgattaaatatttttttaaaaaaataataaatttcaaaatatttgtatttttaagcaaaactatttataattagAAACGGAGGTAGTATTATActattatctaatataaaatttctGCTACTCAGAAATAAAGTTACATTTGTTATGATTATATGATACTGTAGTTTCTAGGTCTTATTTATTCAATATCTGTGtttgtatatgtgtgtgtgtgtatatatatctaGGTGTGGTCATGAACTTTATTTGGTAAAATGAAATATCTTAGTTGAAGCCTAAAGATGAGTCCAAGAAAACATATAAAGATACACCTAGGTAAATTCTCGAGAGTAACATTTAGAAAATGTCCATGAAGCATTAGGCTCATCACCGGCCAGAGGAGGATGCATCATCATCGCCCGTGGATTCTGATCTTTGCGAGCCTTCAACTTTTTTCTCGgtctctcttcttttctcttctctgtCTTCTTTCCCTTTATTAATCCTCTCCCTAATCTCTTCCTCctattacaagaaaaaaaaattcataattaCTACTAagacaaatgttttttttaataacagaGAACATGTTGAAACCTTGTAATCTCAGTTAATTAGTAGCTACATATGCTGTAAACTTACATTGTCAAGTGATTTAGCGTCAGGAGTCCTGGAACCATGAACACCCGCTCGGTTCGAGGCTTTTCCAACCATTGTCCTCACGCCGTAGTACAGACCTTCACACTTTCCGGCGGCTCTTACAGATCCCGACCATTTTCCGATCATCATTTTTCTAGCTTGATCCTTACCTTTGATCGTTCCTAAGCTTGACCTTCTATATATGAACGTGAGGTGTGGTGCATTACTACTATCCACTGCTTGTCACGTGTCACTAAAATGTCCACGTGGTGTACTCAAAAGTCTAGTAGATCACCACGTGCCATTTGAGTTCCGGGTCGGGTTAACAAACGGTTCCGGACCTTCCGGTTAATCTCAGTCGATCGCATTCGATGCCGGTTACTGACAACCGAGATCGCTAAAACCAAGAccgttaattatattttctttattaacacctaaaattattttaagaaaata is part of the Raphanus sativus cultivar WK10039 chromosome 5, ASM80110v3, whole genome shotgun sequence genome and harbors:
- the LOC130495104 gene encoding uncharacterized protein LOC130495104, with the translated sequence MMIGKWSGSVRAAGKCEGLYYGVRTMVGKASNRAGVHGSRTPDAKSLDNEEEIRERINKGKEDREEKRRETEKKVEGSQRSESTGDDDASSSGR